The following are encoded together in the Jaculus jaculus isolate mJacJac1 chromosome 3, mJacJac1.mat.Y.cur, whole genome shotgun sequence genome:
- the LOC101601183 gene encoding olfactory receptor 51F2-like gives MSTFQNITSSPIIFLLTGVPGLEAFHTWISIPFCFLYAVALSGNSLILFTITSQPSLHEPMYYFLSMLSTTDLGLSISTLVTMLGIFWFNAREISFNACLSQMFFIKLFTVMESSVLLAMAFDRYVAISNPLRYATILTDSRIAWIGVAIVIRGTLMLTPMVSLLQRLSFCRSHVLHHSYCYHPDVMKLSCTDTRINSAVGLTAMISTVGVDSVLILLSYALIVRTVLSIASREERKKAFSTCISHIGAVAIFYIPLISLSFVHRFGKRAPPYVHTMIANTYLTVPPVMNPIIYSVKTKQIRKAVIKILHPKEI, from the coding sequence ATGTCAACTTTCCAGAATATCACAAGTTCTCCCATCATTTTCCTGCTCACTGGTGTTCCTGGGCTGGAAGCCTTCCACACCTGGATCTCCATTCCCTTCTGCTTTCTCTATGCAGTGGCCCTCTCGGGAAACAGCCTGATCCTATTCACCATTACCTCCCAGCCCAGCCTCCACGAACCCATGTATTACTTCCTCTCCATGCTGTCCACCACTGACCTGGGGCTGTCCATCTCCACTCTAGTCACCATGTTGGGGATATTCTGGTTCAATGCCAGAGAGATCAGCTTCAATGCCTGCTTGTCACAGATGTTCTTTATTAAACTCTTCACTGTCATGGAATCCTCAGTGCTGCTGGCTATGGCATTTGATCGCTATGTGGCCATCTCAAACCCCCTTAGGTATGCCACTATTTTAACTGACTCCAGAATAGCTTGGATTGGAGTGGCAATTGTTATCAGGGGAACCCTAATGCTAACACCAATGGTTTCACTTCTTCAAAGACTATCCTTCTGCCGCAGTCACGTGCTCCACCATTCCTACTGCTACCACCCTGATGTCATGAAGCTCTCGTGCACAGACACCAGGATCAACAGTGCGGTTGGGCTGACCGCCATGATCTCTACTGTGGGCGTGGACTCAGTCCTCATTCTCCTTTCCTATGCTCTGATTGTTAGGACTGTCCTCAGCATCGCTTCccgagaagagaggaagaaagcctTCAGCACGTGCATCTCCCACATTGGGGCTGTGGCTATATTCTATATTCCATTGATCAGTCTGTCCTTTGTTCACAGATTTGGAAAACGAGCTCCACCCTATGTCCATACCATGATTGCTAACACCTACCTGACGGTCCCTCCTGTCATGAACCCCATCATCTACAGTGTGAAGACCAAGCAGATACGTAAAGCTGTGATAAAAATCCTCCATCCTAAGGAAATATAG